The Hymenobacter swuensis DY53 genome includes the window TAGCAGCTTAAGCTGCACGTAAAACAGCTCCTCAAATTTGAGCCGGAAGCGCGCCGTCTGGAGCAGTTCGGTGCTCTGCGGAAAGTGAATCTGCTGAATGGCCGTGGCCTTGTCCATCAGCGCATACTGCTGAATCAGGGCCGGTGACAGGGTTTCCTGTACCTGGGGCAGGGCAATCTTCAGCAGATCGGCCACCATGCGCATGATGGCCTTGCTATCGACGCGGTGGTAGTTCTTGAGCTTCTCGGAGGTGTTGTATACTGGCTGGAGGTAACTCTGACCAACCTTCTGCTCAGCTACTTCCTCCATCTCCGGGTGCGCCATCTGGGGGCGGCCATTGAACATCGTGGGCTTGCCGAACACGATGTACTCTTGGTGGTTCTTAATCACCTTTTCCAGGTAGTTCACGCCTTTAAACCACACGAGCTCCAGCTCGCCACTGGCGTCGGCTACTTTGGCTACCATGCGCTTCTTGGGGCCCTCGCCCACCACTTCGCGGTTGCGCAGAATGCCCTTCACCTGCACAAACGGCAGGTCGTCGTGCAGGTCACAGATGTTGTAGAACTGGGTGCGGTCGAGGTAGCGGAACGGGTAGCGCTGGATCAGGTCGCCGTACGTGAACAGATTAAGTTCCTTTTGCAGCAACTGCGCCCGTTGCAGGCCCACGCCCCGCAGATATTCTAGTTTGGTCTGAAAGAAGTTACTCAAGGGAAAATGGCTGGATTGCTGAATGGCTGAAGGGCTTTCGCCCTCTATCAGGTAGGCAGCCATTCACCAGTTCAACAATTTGACAGTTACTTGTATTTCAGCGTATTCAGCAGCCGTACCACATCCTGCTTCACGTACTCAATCACCGGGGCCAGCGAGTCGTTGGCGGTGGCGGTACGGAAGTAGAGTGCGCCCCGGAAGAAATGGCGGGTGCTATCGGTGGTATAAAACTGAAACTGGCTGGGTACCTCACCCTGCAGCTCAAATACGGCTACGCGCATACCGTGAGGCGTTTTGAGCATGGTTTCATCAATGGCCGTAGCCTTGATTTCGTGCTTGCTGGTGAGTTTGCGGGCGTCTTCCAGCAGCTTGCTGTACAACTGCGGCCGGCCCTTCAGGTCGGCGTAGGTAATCTGCACGTTGGCCTTGAGCTGCGGGTAGTACACATTGATCCAGTTTGGCTGGGCCAAGTAGGAGGAGTCGCGCAGAATTTTGGCGTGGCGCGAATACTCGAACGTGTACGGCCGGCCGGGGGCCAGCTGCTGGTAGGCATGCGGCGGCAGGTCGATGCGGTTGTAACCTTTGGGTTTGGGCGTGAAATCGGGTGCCGATGTGCAGCCGGCGGCCAACGTCAGCAACGTGCTTACCGCTGCAGCGGCGCGCAAAAAGAGGGAAACGGCCATGCGGAAGCGGGACGAATGAAGCAGTAAAGGTAGCCAAGAAACTGGCGCAACGCCCATCCGTTTTCGTCGGCCCAGAAAACTCCGCGCAACGAAAACCCCGCCAGAACGCGTAGTTCCAACGGGGTTGTTGATAAAAAAAAGGCTGATTAAAACGGCAGTTGGTCCAACTCCGGCTCCTGCTGGAAAGTAACCGGTGCTTCGGCCGCCGCTGTTGTAGCAGCTGGCTGACCCTCGGTGTGCGGGCGGCCCCCGAGCAGGGAAATCTCCTCGGCCACAATTTCCGTCACGTAGCGTGTCTGGTTGTCCTTATCCTGGTACTGGCGGGTGCGGATGCGGCCCTCCACGTACACCTGCTGACCTTTGCGCAGGTACTTTTCGGCCAGCTCAGCCAGTCCACGCCAGGCAGCAATAGTGTGCCATTCGGTGCGCTCCACGCGGTTGCCCTGCTTGTCCTTATAGTACTCATTGGTTGCCATGGTAAAGTTAGCTACCGAGTTGCCACCTTCCAGATGCCGTACTTCGGGGTCTTTGCCCAAATGGCCAATCAGGATGACTTTGTTTACGCTTGCCATACGCTTTACGGAGAAGTAGTTGAGAGTAAAAAAATAGAATTTGGGTACTGTCCTATAAAGATAGTAAATGTGATATTATTTGCCAAATATATTAGATGCTTAAATGTCTAAATTGCTAATGTAATTAGTTATAAGAATGGACTTAGGGAGTTCCTCAATTTCTGTCGCACGGTATGGTGCCAGGCTGGTTGCAGCTAGGCTAGCGGGTGGCAGCGGTTCGCTCAGCCACACCGTGTGAAACTTCGCCTCTACCTTCTGGTGGCTCAGGACGTGACGCAGCGCGCCCGTCGGCTCCTCGGCCCAGTTGGCGGCCACGCAGCCACCAAGGTTTTCCACTACCTGCACCACGTCCACTACCGGCAGCTCCGCCGATTCGGTTTCGTGCAAAGCAAAGTCATAGAGACCCTCCCAGATATCCTTGGGGCCGCGCTTACGCAGGTATATCGTATCGGCGTAGCGGAGCACCAGGTAGTGGAAGTAGCGGGTGCGTGCGGCCTTGGCTTTGCTTTTCACCGGCAGTTCCTGTACCATGCCGTGTTGAAAGGCAAAGCACTGCTGTTGCAGCGGGCAAAACAGGCAGTCGGGCTTAGCTGGGGTGCACTGAATGGCCCCAAATTCCATAATAGCTTGGTTGAACTCCGCCGGTTGATCGGCCGGAATCAGCGTATCGGCCAGTTGCTGAAACACTTTGCGGCTGGCCGGCGCGGCAATATCTTGGGTGAAGCCAAACACCCGCGCTAGCACCCGGAACACGTTGCCATCAAGCACCGCCACCTGTTCATCGTAGGCAAAGGAGGCAATGGCCGCGGCCGTATACTGGCCCACGCCCCGCAGCTTCAGCAACTCTTGGTACGAGCCGGGAAACTGCCCGCCGTATTCCTGCACCACCTGCTGAGCTGTATGGTGCATGTTGCGGGCTCGGGAATAATAGCCCAGGCCCTGCCAATGGCGCAGCACCTCATCCTGTGGGGCAGCTGCCAGGTCCTGCACGGTAGGATAAGTCGTGACGAAATCCAGGTAGTAGGGGAGGCCCTGTTTCACGCGGGTTTGCTGCAGAATCACCTCCGATAACCAGATGGAGTACGGGTCGCGGGTGTGCCGCCAAGGCAGGTCGCGGCGGTGGCGGGGGTACCAATTGAGCAGAGCGGCAGCAAACCAAGAAGTAGGAGCGGCTGTTAAGAGAGAAGGCAAGGCTTTGAGAAAGAATAAGTTGGATGCAACGCAGAGGTTAAAGCGGATTGCAGGAAAACGGTTTGTAAAACCAAAAAAGGGGACTACCTTTGTGCCCCTCAAAACGTAGGCAAACTCTTACCGGGCAAGTGCTTACGTTTTAAGGATGGCATGATTTTGCCGAACAGAATATTTTTCACTCCCTAGTACACTTACCAGCGTGACTAAAGCAGAAGTAATTGCCGAAATTGCCGACAAGACCGGCATCGAGAAAGCAGACGTTTCGGCTACCGTAGAAGCCTTCTTCAAAGTCGTGAAGGACTCCATGGCAGATGGCAACAACATCTACGTGCGTGGCTTTGGCTCTTTCGTAAACAAGAAGCGCGCTAAAAAAGTAGCCCGCAACATCTCGAAAAACACGTCGATTATCATCGACGAGCATTTCATCCCCAGCTTCAAGCCGTCAAAGACCTTCATCGGGAAGATCAAAAACAGCAAGAAGATCAAAGAACTGGCTGCCTAAGCACCCATTGTTGTAATATTGCCGGCTGTGCCGCCGGGAATTCCCTTTTGGAACCTCGGCGGCCAGCTTTTTTTTCGTGCTGATGGCAACTACCACTTCTTCTTCCAAGCATCAAGTACTTGTGCTGGCCCTGGCGTTTGCGCTGGTGGCCGGTTTGTTTTTGTTGCCGAAGGTAATTGTGAAGCCAAAGGAAGGGAAGGGCACCCTGGCTCAGACTGCGGCCCGTACCGCCAACCGTGACAATGGGGCGGCTGCACCATCCACGGCTGGTAGCGGTCTTGATGAGCACGGCCACCCGGCCGGCAGCCACGACGAAGGCGGTACCGCCGAACAGCCCCACATGACTATGCCTGCCGCTCAGCGCCGCGAAATCAGCACGCTGGTAGGTAAGTTTACGACCGAGGCTGATCAGACGGCTAAGTTGCGCCTGGCGCAACAGCTGGCTGAGAAGTATAAGGCCGTAGAGCGGTTCGATAGCGCCGGGTACTACCTGGAGCAGGTGGCTATGGTTCGCCCCGGTGAGCAAACTTGGAAGCGCGCTGCCGATGAGTATTTTGAAGCGTATAGCTTTGCTACCACCGAGGAGCGCCAGAAGCTGCTGGGGTCGAAGTGCATGGAGCTGTACGAAAAGGTGTTGAAAAACAACCCCGACAACCTCGATGCCAAGACCAATCTGGGCATGGCCTACATGTCCAGTGCCAATCCGGTGCAGGGCATCACGCTTATCCGGGAAGTTCTGACAGCTGACCCGCGTAACGAAAAAGCCTTATACAACCTTGGCTTACTGGCTATTCAGAGCGGACAGTTCGATAAAGCCGTCGGTCGTTTTCAGGAGTTAGCGAAAGTAAACCCCGAAAACGTCAACGGACAGTTTTATCTTGGCGTCACGTTAGCCAAAACCGGCGCGAAGGAAGAGGCCAAAAAAGCCTTCCTGAAAGCCAAAAGCATCAGCCCCGATCCGGCCTTGGCCGCCTCGGTGGATGAAGAGCTGAAAAAGCTGCAATAAAGTAGTTGTCGGCTGCTGATTGGCAGTTGTTAGATTTTTCCGACAACTGCCAACCAGCGACTACCAACTAGCAAAACAAATCATTCAACCACTTAACCCACATCAACATGCCCTGCGGTAAAAAGAGAAAGCGTCATAAGATTGCCACTCACAAGCGGAAGAAGCGTCTGCGCAAGAACCGTCACAAGAAGAAGTAAGCCCTCCCGGGGTTTGCTGGCGGAATTTTTTCAGTAGAAAACAGCTCCGTCTATCTCTCACTTAGGTTCTCTGAGAGTGGCCATAAGTTTGCTTTCCCCGTGGCTTGGAAGGGAAGCCGGTGCCTTGCGCGCTGGCTTCCCTTTACGGGTTTCGGGGGCAGCGGCAACAGGTGCACTCTTGGCAGCAGCCATTCTAACCGCTTAATCCATTGAGTAACGAATTAATCATTAATTCTACTCAGGACGGAGAACGGATTGCCCTGCTACAGGACAAGCGGCTCATCGAATATCATTTCGACCGCAACGACACCGCCTACTCGGTTGGTGACATTTTCCTGGGTACGGTCAAGAAAGTTATGCCCGGTCTGAACGCCGCGTTCATTGACATCGGGTACCAAAAAGATGCCTTTTTGCACTACGGCGACTTGGGGGAGAATTTTCCTTCCTTGGTGAAGTGGGGCAAAGGCGTCCAATCGCAGAAAATACCCGTCGGCCCCCTGAAAACTTTCGAGTTTGACGGGACGCTCGACAAAGTCGGCAAAATCGACAATGCCTTGAAGAAGGGCCAGCAGCTGCTGGTACAAATAATCAAGGAGCCGATTTCTACCAAGGGGCCGCGCCTGTCCATGGATATTTCCATGGCCGGCCGTTACCTAGTGCTGGTGCCGTTTTCCAACACCATCAGCGTATCCAAGAAGATTGTCAGCAAGACGGAGCGGGAGCGGCTCAAGCGGCTCATTGCTTCCATCAAGCCCGACAATTTTGGCGTGATTATCCGCACCGTGGCCGAGGGCCGCGAGGTGGCTGAGCTCGACCGGGATATGCAGAATATGGTAGAGAAGTGGAACACCTTGTTCCAGAACCTGAAGGCGGGGAAACCTAACGACAAGATTCTGGGTGAGTTGGGCCGCACCTCCTCCATGCTGCGCGACATGCTCAACGAGTCGTTCGATGCCATTACCGTGGACTCGGCGCCGATGTATGAAGAAATGCGCAGCTACCTGCAGCAGATTGCGCCCGATAAGTTGGGACTCCTGAAGCTGCACACCGGCAAGGTGAAAGTCTTTGAGCAGCACGGTATTGAGAAGCAGCTGAAAACGCTGTTTGGCAAAACCGTGACGGTGCCCAGCGGCGGTTATCTAGTCATTGAACATACGGAAGCTCTGCACGTTATCGACGTAAACTCCGGTAACAAGAGCAACCAGGAAGGCGACCAGGAGGCTACAGCCCTGCATGTGAACCTCGCGGCCGCCAAAGAAGTAGCCCGACAGCTTCGGCTGCGTGACATGGGCGGTATCATCGTGGTCGATTTCATTGATATGAAGTCGGGCGAGAGCCGCAAAAAGGTAGAGGATACCGTGCACAGCATCATGAAACATGATAAGGCCCGGTATACCATTCTGCCCATCACCAAGTTTGGCCTGCTTCAGATTACCCGGCAGCGCGTGCGGCCGGCCGAAGCCATTGTAACCGGCGAGGTGTGCCCCACCTGCGGCGGTACGGGCAAGATTTCAGCTTCCATCCTCGTGACGGACGAAATCGACAACAGCATTGACGACCTGCTGGTAGCTCAAAACCAGTCGGGTATTACGCTTTCGGTGCATCCTTTCCTACATGCATACTATACCAAAGGGTTAGTAAGCCGGCAGATGAAATGGTACCTGAAGTATTACAAGTGGGTGAAGGTGATGAAAGACACCAGTCTGGGGCTCACCGAGTACCGCATCGAGGACGAGCACGGCGAGGAAATCGAGCTGCATTCGGCCGCGGCGGCCATGAGCCGGTTGCAGGACCGGGAACTGGAAATAATTGACTGACGGATTTTTTCTGCGAGAAAACTCCTCCTGATAGAAGAAAAGCCCGCTTTGCTGGAT containing:
- the gldD gene encoding gliding motility lipoprotein GldD, which codes for MAVSLFLRAAAAVSTLLTLAAGCTSAPDFTPKPKGYNRIDLPPHAYQQLAPGRPYTFEYSRHAKILRDSSYLAQPNWINVYYPQLKANVQITYADLKGRPQLYSKLLEDARKLTSKHEIKATAIDETMLKTPHGMRVAVFELQGEVPSQFQFYTTDSTRHFFRGALYFRTATANDSLAPVIEYVKQDVVRLLNTLKYK
- a CDS encoding single-stranded DNA-binding protein — translated: MASVNKVILIGHLGKDPEVRHLEGGNSVANFTMATNEYYKDKQGNRVERTEWHTIAAWRGLAELAEKYLRKGQQVYVEGRIRTRQYQDKDNQTRYVTEIVAEEISLLGGRPHTEGQPAATTAAAEAPVTFQQEPELDQLPF
- the mutY gene encoding A/G-specific adenine glycosylase encodes the protein MPSLLTAAPTSWFAAALLNWYPRHRRDLPWRHTRDPYSIWLSEVILQQTRVKQGLPYYLDFVTTYPTVQDLAAAPQDEVLRHWQGLGYYSRARNMHHTAQQVVQEYGGQFPGSYQELLKLRGVGQYTAAAIASFAYDEQVAVLDGNVFRVLARVFGFTQDIAAPASRKVFQQLADTLIPADQPAEFNQAIMEFGAIQCTPAKPDCLFCPLQQQCFAFQHGMVQELPVKSKAKAARTRYFHYLVLRYADTIYLRKRGPKDIWEGLYDFALHETESAELPVVDVVQVVENLGGCVAANWAEEPTGALRHVLSHQKVEAKFHTVWLSEPLPPASLAATSLAPYRATEIEELPKSILITNYISNLDI
- a CDS encoding HU family DNA-binding protein, with protein sequence MTKAEVIAEIADKTGIEKADVSATVEAFFKVVKDSMADGNNIYVRGFGSFVNKKRAKKVARNISKNTSIIIDEHFIPSFKPSKTFIGKIKNSKKIKELAA
- a CDS encoding tetratricopeptide repeat protein is translated as MATTTSSSKHQVLVLALAFALVAGLFLLPKVIVKPKEGKGTLAQTAARTANRDNGAAAPSTAGSGLDEHGHPAGSHDEGGTAEQPHMTMPAAQRREISTLVGKFTTEADQTAKLRLAQQLAEKYKAVERFDSAGYYLEQVAMVRPGEQTWKRAADEYFEAYSFATTEERQKLLGSKCMELYEKVLKNNPDNLDAKTNLGMAYMSSANPVQGITLIREVLTADPRNEKALYNLGLLAIQSGQFDKAVGRFQELAKVNPENVNGQFYLGVTLAKTGAKEEAKKAFLKAKSISPDPALAASVDEELKKLQ
- a CDS encoding Rne/Rng family ribonuclease, with amino-acid sequence MSNELIINSTQDGERIALLQDKRLIEYHFDRNDTAYSVGDIFLGTVKKVMPGLNAAFIDIGYQKDAFLHYGDLGENFPSLVKWGKGVQSQKIPVGPLKTFEFDGTLDKVGKIDNALKKGQQLLVQIIKEPISTKGPRLSMDISMAGRYLVLVPFSNTISVSKKIVSKTERERLKRLIASIKPDNFGVIIRTVAEGREVAELDRDMQNMVEKWNTLFQNLKAGKPNDKILGELGRTSSMLRDMLNESFDAITVDSAPMYEEMRSYLQQIAPDKLGLLKLHTGKVKVFEQHGIEKQLKTLFGKTVTVPSGGYLVIEHTEALHVIDVNSGNKSNQEGDQEATALHVNLAAAKEVARQLRLRDMGGIIVVDFIDMKSGESRKKVEDTVHSIMKHDKARYTILPITKFGLLQITRQRVRPAEAIVTGEVCPTCGGTGKISASILVTDEIDNSIDDLLVAQNQSGITLSVHPFLHAYYTKGLVSRQMKWYLKYYKWVKVMKDTSLGLTEYRIEDEHGEEIELHSAAAAMSRLQDRELEIID